ATGCACTTGTAAGTACATGATGCAATAACCCTTTCATTTCAAATTGCATGAATATGTCATTTCATTGATCTGTGATTATCTACCACAAAAGGTAGTCCCAAAGTTGCATCATGGATCATTGCTGATTTCTGTAACTCATGAGGCATATATAAAATACAAAGATTAGCACATAATATAAGAAATATGACACTTTCAACTTCTCAGTACATATAGCCGTATTACCTGATTGTCTAGCTGTCAAAACATTTGCTTACGATTTTCAACAGTATCTGTGACAGAAAATGATCAGGATTTATTCTGGGTCAAAATCTGTTACGCTAAACACCGGCTCCTTTCTAAATATTGCTCGTGTCTACAGATTGCATGGGTTGGAATACCAACTGCACCTGCTTGGCTTCCAACAGACATGCTTATTAAGGTAATAAGATCACTGGTTTTTCAAATTGCTCTAGCCTTCCATCTACAATCTTAATTTCTTTAGTATTGAATAATCACCACCTAGAAAAATTCACAACACAAATCTTCATATTGCCCTTTATGATGAACTATTATGGCTACCTGCAGTCAGATAAGCTAGATTATGAAAGAATGTGATGAAAAGCTATAAATGCAGAGCAGGAATATCAAATGTGTGTCCACGACAAAAGTTGCATCTTTGAGGAACTTCAAGTGATTTCCATCAGTCATCTTGTTGTCCAGCAAAGCTGTCTTAAAATTTTGTGTACCACGTGCTTTTGATTTtggagtgtgtgtgtgttaggtggtggtggtggtggtggtggtggtggtggtggtggtggaagtTGTAGTTGGAAAAACAGGTCATTTATCCAGATGTTATCTTTCATGGAACAAATCGACAACGTAAGAGAGAAAAGTGGCAGATGATCAAAAAATGAATAACTGATGACATACTTACCTGATTTCTTTCATGGAAGTCATTTAGGATCAACCTGATGAATTTCTTCCTTCCTTCCATGCATGGTGAAGAAGACAATTAAACTTGATACAATAGAATGTTAAACATGAAGTTGTTTCTATAAAATCTGAAAGTCTTATGAAATTACTTTAGTAGTATCTCACATTAATTGAGATTTGAGGGAGAAGTTCATAGACTGAGTTAAGAAGATTGAAATAGCAAGTAAAGATTAATTAGTGATTATGATGCAAAGTAGTTTTGGACAGAACTCGTAGAGTAGTGACTCACTTTTCTGATCGTTATCCCATGAGCATCGGACATGATGAAATATTATCAGAGCTTCATTACTAGCAATGTGAATAATATGCCAGATGTGCACTAGGAATGTTCAGGTAATGTGCAAGTGCAAGGAACCCTTCCATCTGATGAATGTACTGAACATTGAATAGAATGTAACAAGAACAGGTAAAAAAATCACCTAGCATTCTCATGGATTGCAGTAAGAGGAGGTCATTGCAATGATCGAAGTAAGTTCTCTTTCTTTCAAACAGTTCCACAGTAACATGGTAAAAGTAGCCACAGGGAGTTGAATAATATTACAGAATGTTTATTGTTATTCCACAAATAGTGATCAAACATTAAATACATGAGTGTATACCACACGAGTCAATAAGTTGATTTGGTTACATACAGATGTAACATCAACAAAAAAAGGAATTTATCCAACAAATTTATTTGATCGAAAAAATAATCAGGATGTTTACACTGGACTCAAAAAAAAATCAGGATGTTTACATTGGCCAATTAAGCCAGATCTGAAAAATCGAAGAACTGGTATAATGTACAATGACATGTATATGCTtttaactgaactgaaagttcGAAGGAGAAAGAAGTATCGTGTATCGCTACAAATTGTGTGCAAGATGAATATAGCAGCAACATGGTGCCATAAATAGAGCCATTTACATTAtcttcttcatttttttgttgGCAACCATAAGCTTCACAAGGGATGGAAGAGGTTGAGGTATTGGCACGTTCACGTATCTATAAAACCTTCTCAAATTCTCATCATAGCTTCTTGAAAAGCCAGTGGATGAAATAGCAGCACGTTTGTGCATATCGAGCTCTACGGATGCACAAGTAAATTTACTTTCTGCACAATCAGACATTCTCTCTGATTCTAGTGGCTCTTCAAACTTCATTCTAGTAGTTCCTTCAATTGCAATGGATGAAATACAACCAAGTTCATGATCAGCCATTTTGTTTGGCTCCGATGACTCTTGAAGCTTGACTTTGataacattttctttttgagATGACCTCTCGTCTGCTTCTGTTGAAGCTCTATCCAAAGAATCACTACCAACACATACAATTTCATTCTGTTTATGTTGCAGAATAGAATCTTCGAGACCGAGCCTTGCTCTTCCAAACAATGTTAACATGGGTCTTTTGCTTGAAGGAGACATACTCAATCGTTTTCTCTGGTGTGTAGATATTACAACTGGCTCAGATTGGGCTTCTACACATTTATCGTGAATCCTTTCCATCAAATTCAAGCAACCAAAACTTTTTCCCGCTTCATATGGATCTGGCGATGCTACTGCACCCAAGTCCATAAGTTTCCATAGAGAATCATCAAACACTCGTTGACAGTGCTTCTTGACATAATCCAGCTCCATAGCCCTACAACTAGGAGTTGTAGACACCACCCATTTAGGTGCAAGAAGTTCCAAGGCCCACTCAAGTTCATCTCTGGATGAGTGAATTGTGTAGCAGACATGCCAAACACCATACAGATCTCTAACAGCTCGATCAAATCTCACTTTCTCAGGACTTTCAGTATCTGAAACACCTTCATGACAAGCATACCACTGAGCAGAAGGGCGTATAATTAGAGGTTCATGCTGAAAATTGGTTCGTGCCTCGGAAATCTTTTCTTCAGCTCTTTCATAAAGTCTGTGAAATCCATCAAATAGCTGGAAACGGGAAGATGGATCTTGTGATAGGATCTCAGGAACTGTAAGTTCCAAAGCTTTCAAACActctgaattttttattttatcaacatATATTTTGCCACCAAAAGTTTGTGATACTTGTACAAGTATCTCTTCTTGACCAAGAAGATCACATGTCAGATAAACTGTGCGAGCATTTGGGTGTTTCCATATACAATTAATAACCTGTATATACAATTAATAACCTGTTTTAAAAATAGTCAGATTGACCACCAATAACATTTTAGGAGGATCAAACAAGTTTGCATACCTGCTGAATAGCCGCATGTCGGCTGGGCATTTTTGAACGAAATTGACCAAATGTGCAATCTAAAAAGATGTAATCAAGGGGGCACCGTGGTTCTTTTCCCTTCTTTCCGATATACTTCTCCGGTAAGTTTTGCAAACACTCGGGGGTTAATCTGCAATCTCCAGTATGCAAAAT
This sequence is a window from Primulina huaijiensis isolate GDHJ02 unplaced genomic scaffold, ASM1229523v2 scaffold208258, whole genome shotgun sequence. Protein-coding genes within it:
- the LOC140966921 gene encoding uncharacterized protein, with the translated sequence MPIEMPKGLPFSVDTWTPSSKTKRHHFLTHAHKDHAQGISAHASFPIYSTLFTRTLIRRYYPQVDESIFVGIEIGQSLAVEDPDGVFTVTAVDANHCPGAVMFLFEGNFGNILHTGDCRLTPECLQNLPEKYIGKKGKEPRCPLDYIFLDCTFGQFRSKMPSRHAAIQQVINCIWKHPNARTVYLTCDLLGQEEILVQVSQTFGGKIYVDKIKNSECLKALELTVPEILSQDPSSRFQLFDGFHRLYERAEEKISEARTNFQHEPLIIRPSAQWYACHEGVSDTESPEKVRFDRAVRDLYGVWHVCYTIHSSRDELEWALELLAPKWVVSTTPSCRAMELDYVKKHCQRVFDDSLWKLMDLGAVASPDPYEAGKSFGCLNLMERIHDKCVEAQSEPVVISTHQRKRLSMSPSSKRPMLTLFGRARLGLEDSILQHKQNEIVCVGSDSLDRASTEADERSSQKENVIKVKLQESSEPNKMADHELGCISSIAIEGTTRMKFEEPLESERMSDCAESKFTCASVELDMHKRAAISSTGFSRSYDENLRRFYRYVNVPIPQPLPSLVKLMVANKKMKKIM